A single Glycine soja cultivar W05 chromosome 14, ASM419377v2, whole genome shotgun sequence DNA region contains:
- the LOC114383618 gene encoding DIS3-like exonuclease 2: MRATVEGSMTERFDDGEKEKKKKRRSNRRSKQNPPSSSASEVNEAQGVSPESGKIGTPTHASPSLGSSLKQVNVCSPNEQGLSKSSNVAFNSMPPMHINEQVEPGDLRIVPMYDGGIDSKSFSEPTGCRGSSVINKNKDSVPCGQIGLSGQKNYFSPHWSVEAVEKALEKGDIFKALLHVNAHNRLEAYCKIDGMSTDVFIGGIPAQNRAVQGDIVAVKFDPLPLWTKMKGPNGSCNNTATLEGCNLLTEDKEVGGNICNGKAKVGAEYESAHCRSYPGQNKEDADQNSSYRSYPLPEKTMVYDDITSQGSTNHLDLHGMASHDSINGHHCAAPDSIKNNSCSGQSNALEKMCLLVNSFPSKRPTGRVVAIIERSPRREGIVGHINVKQWVSFRDTGKKDLKKNKNLISEHEYIQLTPTDPKFPNMMLLVRKLPNCIKKRMKSGDVTIEMDLVAAQIDDWVEESPFPEAHILRVFGRGGEVQTQLDAILFQNAICLSEFLPEALSCLPCVPWEVPLKEIQSRIDLRNLCIFTIDPSTATDLDDALSIEELPNGNYRVGVHIADVSYFVLPDTPLDSEAQFRSTSVYMLQRKLPMLPALLSENIGSLSPGGDRLAVSMLLDINLAGDVVDRWIGRTVIHSCCKLSYEHAQDIIDKAFDFEGSNFSEDGYPRVYGHFEWPDVIKSLKSLYEISNVLKQKRFTDGALRLENPKVVILFDENGVPYDSMLSERKESNFLVEEYMLLANRIAAEVICRAYPDGALLRRHPEPNMRKLREFMAFCQKHGLELNTSSSGQFHWSLEQIREKLKGDPVLYNILISFATRPMQLASYFCSGDLKDSENEWGHYALAVPFYTHFTSPLRRYPDIIVHRTLLATIEAEELYMKHQKALQGYKEVKVQKRCFTDISFDKIAAESMEGREALSAAAVKHSVPCAETLADIAAYCNERKLASRNVKDACDKLYIWFLLKKKEVLLSEARILGLGPRFMSIYIQKLAIERRIYYDEVEGLTVEWLETTSTLVLSMSTSKCAFRRGCPNKWRAFEEVALLTCPYNLDFTMDNSNQSEVMKVDDSITAMDREEPISRSDLSETEIDPAFFPLTVCLLSTIPVALHAVGGDDGPLDIGVRLYMSSYFR; the protein is encoded by the exons ATGAGAGCCACTGTTGAAGGATCCATGACCGAGAGGTTTGACGACGGtgaaaaggagaagaagaagaagcgccGATCCAATCGTCGATCCAAGCAAAATCCTCCATCATCTTCAG CGTCTGAAGTTAATGAGGCCCAGGGGGTGTCACCAGAATCAGGGAAAATTGGAACACCTACTCATGCTTCTCCATCCTTGGGCAGTTCATTGAAGCAGGTCAATGTGTGTTCTCCTAATGAGCAAGGATTATCCAAATCATCAAATGTCGCTTTTAATTCGATGCCTCCCATGCATATCAATGAGCAAGTGGAACCTGGTGATTTGCGAATTGTGCCAATGTATGATGGAGGAAttgattcaaaatcattttctgAGCCCACTGGTTGCAGAGGGTCATctgtaattaataaaaacaaggACTCAGTCCCTTGCGGTCAAATTGGGCTTTCTGggcagaaaaattattttagtccaCACTGGTCTGTAGAGGCTGTTGAGAAGGCATTGGAG AAGGGTGATATTTTTAAAGCTCTCCTTCATGTCAATGCTCATAATAGACTTGAG GCATACTGCAAAATTGATGGAATGTCAACGGATGTTTTCATTGGTGGGATTCCAGCCCAGAATAGAGCT GTGCAAGGTGATATTGTTGCAGTCAAGTTTGATCCCTTGCCATTGTGGACAAAAATGAAAGGACCAAATGGGTCTTGTAACAACACTGCAACACTGGAAGGTTGCAACCTTCTTACAGAAGATAAAGAAGTGGGTGGTAATATTTGTAATGGGAAAGCTAAAGTAGGTGCTGAGTATGAGTCTGCTCATTGCAGAAGCTATCCTGGTCAAAACAAGGAGGATGCTGATCAAAACTCCTCATATAGAAGTTATCCTTTGCCTGAAAAAACAATGGTTTATGATGATATTACCTCTCAGGGTTCTACTAACCATTTAGATCTGCATGGAATGGCCAGCCATGACAGCATTAATGGTCATCACTGTGCTGCTCCTGATTCCATAAAGAACAATTCTTGTAGTGGGCAGAGCAATGCATTAGAAAAGATGTGTTTGTTGGTTAACTCTTTCCCGTCTAAAAGACCAACTGGCAGGGTGGTTGCTATTATTGAGAGATCTCCACGTCGAGAGGGTATTGTTGGTCACATTAATGTGAAGCAGTGGGTTTCTTTCAGGGACACAGGCAAAAAGGATTTGAAGAAGAATAAGAATTTGATTTCTGAGCATGAATACATCCAACTGACACCAACTGATCCAAAGTTTCCAAATATGATGCTTCTTGTTAGAAAGTTGCCAAACTGCATTAAGAAAAGGATGAAAAGTGGTGATGTGACAATCGAAATGGATCTGGTAGCTGCACAAATTGATGACTGGGTTGAAGAAAGTCCTTTTCCCGAGGCTCACATTTTGCGTGTTTTTGGACGAGGTGGTGAAGTTCAGACCCAATTAGATGCAATTTTGTTTCAGAATGCAATCTGTTTGTCTGAGTTTCTACCTGAAGCTCTGTCCTGTCTGCCATGTGTTCCTTGGGAGGTTCCACTGAAAGAAATTCAAAGTAGAATAGATCTTAGAAATTTGTGCATATTTACTATTGATCCTTCAACTGCCACTGATCTGGATGATGCACTGTCAATTGAGGAGTTGCCTAATGGAAATTATAGAGTAGGTGTCCACATTGCTGATGTGTCATATTTTGTTCTCCCTGACACACCCTTGGATAGCGAGGCTCAGTTTAGGTCAACAAGTGTCTATATGTTGCAAAGAAAGTTACCTATGCTGCCTGCATTATTGTCAGAGAATATTGGTTCACTTAGTCCTGGAGGGGATCGACTTGCAGTTTCCATGCTCCTGGATATAAATCTTGCAGGAGATGTTGTAGACCGTTGGATTGGTCGTACTGTCATACATTCTTGTTGTAAGCTTTCATATGAACATGCTCAGGACATCATTGACAAGGCTTTTGATTTTGAGGGTTCAAATTTCAGTGAAGATGGCTATCCTAGAGTGTATGGCCATTTTGAATGGCCTGATGTTATTAAGTCTTTGAAGAGTCTTTATGAAATTTCAAATGTCTTGAAACAGAAGAGGTTTACTGATGGGGCTCTACGGCTTGAAAACCCCAAAGTTGTTATCTTGTTTGATGAAAATGGAGTTCCTTACGATAGTATGCTTTCTGAAAGGAAAGAATCAAATTTTCTTGTTGAGGAATATATGCTTTTGGCCAATAGGATTGCAGCGGAAGTCATATGTAGAGCTTATCCTGATGGTGCATTGTTGAGGAGGCATCCTGAACCTAATATGCGGAAGCTGAGAGAGTTTATGGCATTTTGTCAGAAACATGGTTTAGAATTGAACACATCTTCATCTGGTCAGTTCCATTGGTCATTAGAGCAGATCAGGGAAAAGCTCAAGGGTGATCCTGTGCTTTACAATATACTTATTTCTTTTGCTACAAGGCCAATGCAATTGGCATCTTACTTCTGTAGTGGAGATTTAAAGGACAGTGAAAATGAATGGGGTCATTATGCTTTGGCTGTCCCATTTTACACTCATTTCACATCACCTCTGCGTCGGTATCCGGATATTATTGTTCACCGGACACTACTTGCTACTATAGAGGCTGAGGAATTATATATGAAGCATCAGAAGGCTTTGCAGGGTTACAAGGAAGTGAAAGTGCAAAAAAGATGTTTCACAGACATTAGTTTTGATAAAATTGCTGCAGAATCCATGGAAGGTAGGGAAGCACTATCAGCCGCAGCTGTGAAGCATAGTGTTCCATGTGCAGAAACACTTGCAGATATTGCTGCTTATTGCAATGAGAGAAAGCTAGCTAGTAGAAACGTTAAGGATGCCTGTGATAAACTTTACATATGGTTTCTCCTGAAGAAAAAGGAG GTTTTATTGTCAGAAGCAAGAATACTGGGACTAGGCCCAAGATTCATGTCAATTTATATTCAAAAGCTAGCT ATTGAGCGACGCATATATTATGATGAAGTTGAAGGTTTGACTGTGGAGTGGCTTGAGACAACATCCACTTTGGTGCTTAGCATGTCTACTAGTAAGTGTGCATTTAGGAGGGGCTGCCCTAACAAGTGGAGGGCATTTGAAGAAGTTGCATTGCTTACTTGTCCATATAACCTGGATTTTACCATGGATAATTCTAACCAGAGTGAAGTAATGAAAGTGGATGATAGTATAACTGCCATGGACAGGGAGGAGCCCATTTCAAGATCAGACTTATCGGAAACTGAAATTGACCCTGCATTTTTCCCACTCACAGTGTGTCTTCTTTCAACAATTCCAGTAGCACTTCATGCTGTTGGTGGTGATGATGGCCCCCTTGATATTGGAGTGAGGCTGTACATGAGCTCCTATTTTCGGTGA
- the LOC114384316 gene encoding uncharacterized protein LOC114384316, with amino-acid sequence MGSAFGWYGPLIDLSTTSSRIGDFVQLLVFVHRSFPVQCKSWKRGRDLTRTDIEVGDDTMPFFVVSLWQKQMGSMVSAGDVVLLQNLKIAKYGNAVEARTVQWSSLLCLVHPYQSLLSKAVEELVTGCRVGTTTKDKLRRVIKWVQQSRSTICNIKLQSNQTQKIEHLPRNWTVLEEEKPRDCFSLMEVSQLTTSCKAIVCASIGEIVPLHTSRTLGDTKKEKVFISRRVCRTEDNELVDDLLCTGCQLCGSPLDSKFEQNAVPLICWKTSSRLHSICSIYRPFLLYVWDESDYMPILVKNRAAEILFGNIKAGKVYSAYKEQMNNQNLGPRNDKDAIGRLAIDPRLSGEGLPSTSTLEVGKSLQLQEKHLPDKLNYYRVWLILLKMLLKQGKNGPLKLEIIVDPSLDIENGKFELVSATMPCFGTK; translated from the exons atgGGTTCAGCATTTGGATGGTACGGTCCTCTCATAGACCTCTCCACAACCTCTTCTCGCATCGGCGATTTCGTTCAGCTTCTCGTCTTCGTTCACCGTTCCTTCCCCGTTCAG TGCAAATCGTGGAAACGTGGACGCGACCTAACCCGAACCGACATTGAAGTCGGCGACGATACGATGCCGTTTTTTGTGGTTTCTCTTTGGCAGAAGCAAATGGGGTCCATGGTATCAGCCGGAGATGTCGTCTTGTTACAGA ATCTCAAGATTGCGAAGTATGGAAACGCCGTTGAGGCCAGAACCGTTCAGTGGTCTTCGCTGCTTTGCTTGGTTCACCCTTACCAATCACTTCTCTCAAAGG CTGTTGAAGAGTTGGTAACAGGTTGCCGTGTGGGGACAACAACAAAGGACAAGCTTAGGAGGGTCATAAAATGGGTGCAGCAGTCTCGGTCAACCATTTGCAACATTAAGTTGCAGTCCAATCAA ACACAGAAAATAGAGCATCTGCCTAGAAACTGGACGGTGCTTGAAGAGGAAAAGCCTAGGGACTGCTTTTCACTTATGGAAGTCTCTCAGCTAACAACATCCTGCAAGGCTATAGTATGTGCATCGATTGGTGAAATTGTTCCACTACATACCTCCAGGACTCTTGGTGATACCAAGAAAGAGAAGGTTTTCATTAGCAGGAGAGTTTGCAGAACTGAGGATAACGAATTAGTGGATGATCTCTTATGCACTGGCTGCCAGCTCTGTGGTTCACCCTTAGATTCAAA ATTTGAGCAAAATGCTGTTCCACTGATCTGTTGGAAAACTTCAAGCCGCCTTCACTCTATATGCTCGATATATCGGCCCTTCTTG CTATATGTCTGGGACGAATCAGATTACATGCCAATTCTTGTTAAGAACAGGGCCGCAGAAATCTTGTTTGGGAACATCAAGGCTGGAAAAGTATATTCAGCTTATAAAGAGCAAATGAATAACCAAAATCTTGGTCCAAGAAACGATAAAGATGCCATTGGAAGACTTGCTATTGACCCGAGACTTTCTGGGGAAGGACTTCCGAGTACCAGTACATTAGAGGTGGGTAAGAGCTTGCAATTGCAGGAAAAACATCTTCCTGATAAGTTAAACTATTACCGTGTATGGTTAATTCTTCTGAAAATGTTGCTGAAACAAGGAAAGAACGGCCCTCTGAAATTAGAGATCATTGTTGATCCCAGCTTAGATattgaaaatggaaaatttGAACTGGTTTCTGCAACAATGCCTTGCTTTGGAACCAAATGA